GATTTGGTTGCAAGACGCGTCTCGAAATTTTCCGTGGCGCCATTCTTTGCTATTCGTTCCAGAAAACGTTCCCTTTCTCTTGGGGTCAGGCAAAGTGATGTAAAAGGCCTGCCCTTGATCTCTTCAGGAGTATAGTCAAGCATTGCCAGGAACAGGGGATTTGTCTTCCGGATTGTATAATCCGTACGACTGAACAGGACAAAACCCAGTTGGGAATGCTCGAATACCAGCCGGTAACGGGTTTCCCCGTCCCGGATTTTTTCAATAAAAAAGGTGATCAGGTAGGCAATAATGACAAAGATCACGGCTTCAGAAGTGATGGCGGCAAGAGCCCCGTAATTGGGGAACCAGTAGTAATAGCCAATGGCCTGGTAGATGATGCCGCAGATGAACGCGACCAGCAGCCCCCGCTTCGGGTAAAAAAAAGCAGCATAGATGATGGGAATAAAGAAGAGCTGGTAATTGATGAAATCTATTGAACGGGAAAAGGAGAGTGCGGTGATGAGGATACTACAGATGGCAAGCGACGAGATAACGCAGAAACGGACAACGTCAATCTGTGGTATCGTGTGCTGGAAAATCCGAATCACTTTGCCATCCATATCTTCTGTGGACAATTGAATTTCTTGTTATTTGAACATTCACTTTAAATGCTGTGAATATATTTGGCAGGGCAACCAACGATAGTGCATGCGACCGTATGTCGTGGTCAATGTTGCCATGAGTGCCGACGGAAAAATATCCACCCGGGAACGCCGGCAGGTAAAAATTTCCGGTGCACAGGACTTCAAACGCGTTGACCGGCTCAAAGCAGGTGCGGATGCGGTCATGGTCGGGATCGGTACCGTGCTTGCTGACGATCCCTCCCTCACGGTAAAATCCGAGGAATGCCGTGTCCACCGGGTGCACCGCGGCGTGGATGAACATCCGGTTCGTATCGTTGTCGACAGTGCAGCCCGCATCCCGCTGGAAGCATCCATCCTGCACAAGGGACCGGGAAAACGGATTGTTGCGGTCTCGCGACAGGCAGATCCCCGGAAAATTACTGCCCTGCAGGAGTTTGCCACGGTGATTATTGCCGGGGAGCAGGATGTCGACCTGGTAACCCTGATGGACAAGCTGGGTGAAGCGGGCATCCAGCGCCTGATGGTTGAAGGTGGCGGAACTTTGATCGCCGGGCTGTTAAGCGCCGGGCTGGTCAATGAGATTTACTCCTTTATCGGCAACATTATCATCGGGGGAAAAGATGCTCCCACGTTCGCTGACGGGGCGGGATTTATTTCTGAATCAGAGTTTTGCCGGCTCACTCTTATCGAGTCGCACCGGATTGAGAAGGGTATTCTTCTCCACTGGCACGTGGAAAATTCATAATTTTTCCGGTTTACCGGTGCAATACTTTTTCTGAAAACTTTTTTCCGGAAAGATGCGAA
The sequence above is drawn from the Methanomicrobiales archaeon HGW-Methanomicrobiales-1 genome and encodes:
- a CDS encoding 2,5-diamino-6-(ribosylamino)-4(3H)-pyrimidinone 5'-phosphate reductase — translated: MRPYVVVNVAMSADGKISTRERRQVKISGAQDFKRVDRLKAGADAVMVGIGTVLADDPSLTVKSEECRVHRVHRGVDEHPVRIVVDSAARIPLEASILHKGPGKRIVAVSRQADPRKITALQEFATVIIAGEQDVDLVTLMDKLGEAGIQRLMVEGGGTLIAGLLSAGLVNEIYSFIGNIIIGGKDAPTFADGAGFISESEFCRLTLIESHRIEKGILLHWHVENS